CCGGTTTTCCATCCGTATAAGCATTGGTACTATAATCAAACCGTCCCAATTCTACCCGGGCTACATCTTTGAGATAAACCAACGTTCCGGTAGCAGGTACGGTTTTAACGATGATATTTTCAAACTGCTCTTTGGTATTAATCCTGCTATTGGTCAATACGCTGTATTCAAATGCCTGAGCAGCGGGCTGTGGGTTGCCGCCGACAGTACCACCTGCGACTTGGAGGTTTTGCTCCGTCAGTGAAGACAGAATATCGGTCGTCGCCATGCCCAAATTGGCCAGTTTCTCCGGGTCCAGCCAGATCCGCATCCCAAAATCATCTGCACGCGAAACGATATCTCCTACCCCTTTGACCCGCTGTAGGGCATCTTTGACATAGATATTGGCATAGTTGCCGATGAAAGTGGCATCATGTGTACCGTTGGGCGAATAAAAAGCCAGGGCAACCATGATGCTTGGATTGCGTTTTCGTACCGTGAGGCCCAGGCGCCTGACGGCATCCGGTAAGCTGGGCTGGGCGATACTCACCCGGTTTTGCACTTCGACTGCTGCATTGTTGACATCGGTACCGATTTCAAAATTGACATTGATCGAACTTTGGCCACTGGAAGTACTATTGCTGGACATATAGGTCATACCCGGTGTGCCATTGACCTGGGTTTCGATGGCCGTCGTCGTAGTTTGCTCCACCGTCTGTGCATCTGCCCCGGTAAAAAACCCGGAGATCGTCACCGTAGGAGGGGTGATGTCCGGATACTGAGACACCGGCAGCAAATAAATGGCGATCAGTCCTACCAACACCAGTACGATCGATATGACGATGGCGGTGACTGGTCTTTTGATGAAAGTATCTGCAATCATTATTATTCTTGCTTTTTTAAACCCGGTGATGGAAGTTTTATTGGAGAATTTTATTTTCTGGTCATCGTATCAGCAGCAGGTGGTTTGGGTAGGGTCGTGGTAATGGCTGCTCCTTCGCGGAGATTTTGTACCCCTTCTACCACCACGCGGTCTTCCGGGTTTAAACCATTTAGGATGATAATGTCTTTGCCTATTTGACGGCCTGGTATAATTTTACGCTGGGTCACTTTATTGCTGTCATTGGGTATATATACAAAGTATTCACCCAATTGCTCTGTGATCGCTTTGTTGGGAATAAGGATGGAGTTTTCTGTGTGATTATTTTTGACGCGTACAGTCCCATTCATACCGGCTATCAGCAGTTTTTTGGGATTGGGGAAGGTGAGCCGTGCTTTAAGTGTTCCCGTCTGGGGGTTGACCGCTCTGTCCAGTAAATTAATATGTCCTGGATAGGGGTATACTTCTTCTCCAAATGCAAGAGTAAATACAGAGTCCACGATTTTAGTCTTGTCCTGCAATAATTTTGCAAACCGATAGATTTCTTTTTGGTCAATATTGAAGTCCACGGCCATCTCCTGATCAGACGAGACTGTATTGAGCATGGATTGGCCGGCAGTGACTGCCGTACCCGACTTCACGCTTGAGATACCAATCACGCCATCAAATGGAGCCAACACTTTAGTATAATTCACATTAGTCTGGAGTGCCTGGATATTGGCTTTCGCCGCTTCTATTTGTTTCTTCGAGACTTCCAGGGCTGCATCGGCATTGTCCACAACTTGTCGGGCAATGGCATCGTTTTGGGCTAATTCATGATACCGGTCAGCATCTTTCTGCACTTTGTTTAGATTGGCTTGCTGCACTTCCAGGTTAGCAACGGCCTGTTGATAGTTGGCTGCATACAGTTGATTGTCTATAGAGTACAACAGTTGGCCCTTGCGCACCCTATCGCCGTCTTTAAAGTGCACTCCTGTGATAAATCCACTGACCTGGGGTCTCAGATCGACCTGGTTGAGTGGGTTGACGGTAGCCGGATATTCATCAAAATAAGAGGCCCTGGCATATTGCACCGGTTCGACGGTTACCTTGATTGCAGGTGGTGGCGGTGGTGGGCCAGAAGCAGCTTGCTTATTTTCCTTACAACTGCTCAG
The window above is part of the Saprospiraceae bacterium genome. Proteins encoded here:
- a CDS encoding efflux RND transporter periplasmic adaptor subunit, which gives rise to MKIIHSHRSALLFLLLSFSILSSCKENKQAASGPPPPPPAIKVTVEPVQYARASYFDEYPATVNPLNQVDLRPQVSGFITGVHFKDGDRVRKGQLLYSIDNQLYAANYQQAVANLEVQQANLNKVQKDADRYHELAQNDAIARQVVDNADAALEVSKKQIEAAKANIQALQTNVNYTKVLAPFDGVIGISSVKSGTAVTAGQSMLNTVSSDQEMAVDFNIDQKEIYRFAKLLQDKTKIVDSVFTLAFGEEVYPYPGHINLLDRAVNPQTGTLKARLTFPNPKKLLIAGMNGTVRVKNNHTENSILIPNKAITEQLGEYFVYIPNDSNKVTQRKIIPGRQIGKDIIILNGLNPEDRVVVEGVQNLREGAAITTTLPKPPAADTMTRK